A single Meles meles chromosome 20, mMelMel3.1 paternal haplotype, whole genome shotgun sequence DNA region contains:
- the UCN2 gene encoding urocortin-2: MTRWALLVLMVLTSGRALIVPTTPLPAFQNTPQTTPHPVTSESTSASTTGPSSAWGHPSPSPGPHPGPRPGPRITLSLDVPIGLLQILLEQARARAVRERAATNARILAQVGRR, translated from the coding sequence ATGACCAGGTGGGCTCTGCTGGTGCTGATGGTCCTGACGTCGGGCAGGGCCCTGATTGTCCCCACGACCCCTCTCCCAGCCTTCCAGAACACTCCCCAGACCACTCCCCACCCCGTGACCTCGGAGAGCACCTCAGCCAGCACCACAGGCCCCTCCAGTGCTTGGggccaccccagccccagccccggcccccacCCAGGTCCCCGCCCGGGTCCCCGCATCACCCTCTCGCTGGATGTCCCCATTGGCCTCCTGCAGATCTTATTGGAGCAGGCTCGGGCCAGAGCTGTGAGGGAGCGAGCTGCCACCAATGCTCGCATCCTGGCCCAGGTTGGCCGCCGCTGA